A genomic window from Solanum dulcamara chromosome 11, daSolDulc1.2, whole genome shotgun sequence includes:
- the LOC129874564 gene encoding suberization-associated anionic peroxidase 2 has translation MGFRLSHLSFALSVVALALAGVAIYRNTYEALMMNKGSLLKNVSPDFGLLESSAASILTLNDRERNLDKYLNQQLTQESCVFSAVRGVVDSAIDAETRMGASLIRLHFHDCFVDGCDGGILLDDIPGSFTGEQTSPPNNNSVRGFEVIAQAKQSVKDTCPNISVSCADILAIAARDSIAKLGGQNYTVALGRSDATTANFTGALTQLPAPSDNLTVQIQKFSDKNFTVRELVALAGAHTVGFARCATVCVSTNVNPAAQLQCNCSATLTDSNLQQLDTTPGVFDKVYYDNLNNNQGIMFSDQVLTGNTTTAAVVTTYSNDVNVFLGDFAAAMIKMGNLPPSAGAQLEIRDVCSRVNPTSVASM, from the exons atggGTTTTCGTTTGAGTCATTTGAGCTTTGCATTGAGCGTTGTGGCACTTGCACTTGCAGGTGTTGCTATTTATAGAAATACTTATGAAGCCTTGATGATGAATAAGGGATCACTCCTCAAAAATGTTTCTCCAGATTTTGGTTTGTTGGAATCAAGCGCAGCCagtattttaactttaaatgaTAGGGAGAGAAATTTAGACAAGTACTTGAATCAGCAATTAACTCAGGAATCATGCGTTTTCTCAGCTGTACGAGGAGTTGTGGACAGTGCAATTGATGCAGAAACGCGCATGGGAGCTTCTCTCATTCGTCTTCACTTCCATGACTGCTTTGTTgat GGTTGTGATGGAGGTATTCTTCTAGATGATATTCCTGGATCATTCACCGGGGAGCAAACCTCACCACCCAACAACAACTCAGTCAGAGGCTTTGAAGTGATAGCACAAGCTAAACAAAGTGTTAAAGATACATGTCCCAACATATCTGTATCTTGTGCTGATATCTTAGCTATTGCTGCTCGTGATTCTATTGCAAAA TTAGGAGGACAAAATTATACCGTTGCATTAGGGAGAAGCGATGCTACAACGGCCAACTTCACTGGTGCTTTAACTCAACTTCCAGCTCCATCCGACAACCTGACTGTCCAAATACAGAAATTCAGCGACAAAAATTTCACTGTCCGTGAATTGGTGGCGCTAGCTGGCGCACACACGGTGGGTTTCGCCAGGTGTGCCACCGTGTGCGTCAGCACCAACGTTAATCCTGCCGCACAACTCCAATGCAACTGTTCCGCCACGCTAACTGATTCCAATTTGCAACAATTGGATACAACTCCTGGTGTGTTCGACAAAGTTTACTATGATAACTTAAACAACAATCAGGGGATAATGTTCTCGGATCAAGTTTTGACTGGGAATACCACAACTGCTGCTGTTGTAACGACTTATAGCAACGATGTTAACGTTTTCTTGGGAGATTTTGCTGCTGCCATGATCAAGATGGGGAACTTGCCTCCCTCAGCTGGCGCTCAATTGGAAATTCGCGATGTTTGCAGCAGGGTTAATCCCACTTCTGTGGCTTCTATGTGA
- the LOC129873590 gene encoding calcium-binding protein KIC-like, which translates to MAALGRDVVFEDFFPSMVEKLGSEGFLKELKNGFRALMDEEREVITFESLKRNSALLGLEGMSNDELMCMLREGDLDGDGCLNEKEFCVLMVRLSPDLMDKSRRWLAQSVEDNMF; encoded by the coding sequence atggctGCATTGGGACGTGACGTGGTGTTTGAGGATTTCTTCCCGTCTATGGTGGAGAAACTCGGGTCGGAAGGATTCCTGAAGGAGCTAAAGAATGGGTTCCGGGCGCTGATGGATGAGGAGAGGGAAGTCATCACGTTCGAGAGCTTGAAGAGGAATTCGGCGTTGTTAGGGTTGGAAGGAATGAGCAATGATGAACTAATGTGCATGTTGAGGGAAGGGGATTTGGACGGAGATGGTTGCTTGAATGAGAAAGAATTTTGTGTGCTAATGGTAAGGTTGAGCCCTGATTTGATGGACAAATCGAGAAGGTGGTTGGCTCAAAGTGTTGAAGACAATATGTTTTAG